One Amycolatopsis thermophila DNA segment encodes these proteins:
- a CDS encoding CaiB/BaiF CoA transferase family protein, with the protein MSEASVTTGPPAGRHFLSGVRVVDITGALAGPYCTTILSDLGAEVIKVEPVDGDSLRRRLVGPEQRPLPFDLIHRNKRSLAVDIKTERGRNVVRALARRSDVLVENFRVGALAAQGLSYEDLKDDCPDLVYCSISGFGQFGPMRDAKGIDLVAQAYGGLLSVTGSTSGELAKAGYPIGDLGTGMWGAIGVLAALHRARAGLGGAHIDVSLADTIAGWSLWEVADFVGTGEPPGPLGTAHRLTAPYEAFTCGDDAVLVIGVTERSWRAFCGVLDIDLSGDERFRGEYDRFVHREQLARLLQARFRTAPRDFWIERLREAGVPCGPVNTVPEMLDDAQYAAREMFPSDVERFGHRRMVNTPLVADGAPRARRKAPELGQDTVALLVELGIGDHEIRTLVRDRVVGGAAAEASTPDTKVGWG; encoded by the coding sequence ATGTCTGAGGCGAGCGTGACGACCGGGCCGCCGGCGGGGCGGCACTTCCTCAGCGGCGTGCGGGTCGTGGACATCACCGGCGCCCTGGCCGGCCCCTACTGCACCACGATCCTGTCCGACCTCGGCGCGGAGGTCATCAAGGTGGAGCCCGTGGACGGGGACTCCCTCCGGCGACGCCTGGTCGGGCCGGAACAGCGGCCGCTGCCGTTCGACCTGATCCACCGCAACAAGCGCAGCCTCGCCGTCGACATCAAGACCGAGCGGGGGCGGAACGTGGTCCGCGCACTGGCGCGCCGGTCGGACGTGCTGGTGGAGAACTTCCGGGTCGGCGCGCTCGCCGCGCAGGGACTGTCCTACGAGGACCTCAAGGACGACTGCCCGGACCTGGTGTACTGCTCGATTTCCGGGTTCGGCCAGTTCGGGCCGATGCGCGACGCGAAAGGCATCGACCTGGTCGCCCAGGCCTACGGCGGACTGCTCAGCGTCACGGGAAGCACGAGTGGGGAGTTGGCGAAGGCCGGCTATCCCATCGGGGACCTCGGCACCGGCATGTGGGGCGCCATCGGTGTGCTGGCGGCGCTGCACCGGGCCCGCGCGGGACTCGGCGGCGCCCACATCGACGTGTCGCTGGCGGACACGATCGCCGGATGGTCACTGTGGGAGGTCGCCGATTTCGTCGGGACCGGCGAGCCCCCCGGCCCGCTGGGCACCGCGCACCGGCTCACGGCCCCGTACGAGGCGTTCACCTGCGGCGACGACGCGGTGCTCGTGATCGGCGTGACCGAGCGGTCCTGGCGGGCCTTCTGCGGCGTCCTCGACATCGACCTCTCCGGCGACGAGCGTTTCCGCGGCGAGTACGACCGCTTCGTCCACCGCGAGCAGCTCGCCCGGCTGCTCCAGGCCCGGTTCCGGACGGCGCCGAGGGACTTCTGGATCGAGCGGCTCCGCGAAGCAGGTGTACCGTGCGGGCCGGTCAACACCGTTCCCGAGATGCTGGACGACGCCCAGTACGCCGCCCGTGAGATGTTCCCGAGCGACGTCGAGCGGTTCGGGCACCGGCGCATGGTGAACACGCCGCTCGTCGCCGACGGCGCACCCCGCGCCCGGCGGAAGGCACCCGAACTCGGGCAGGACACCGTCGCGCTCTTGGTGGAGCTGGGCATCGGAGACCACGAAATCCGGACCCTGGTGCGGGATCGGGTGGTCGGCGGCGCCGCGGCGGAGGCGTCCACACCGGACACGAAGGTCGGCTGGGGATGA
- a CDS encoding alpha/beta hydrolase → MSQYRMDEELGPSIAALPRVDRTDVAGARRAVASRYVGQGSVEGVAVDDCSCTGADGHVVELRVYRPCRRTNSGAVYHVHGGGFILGDLDMSHHRNAEIARETGAVVVAVNYRLAPEWPFPTPLEDVYSGLLWLHEHAGELAIDPSLVVLHGVSAGGALAAATALLARDRNGPPIHFQFLKSPALDDRLRTASSRRFTDTPALNRRDAEIGWSAYLCGATGTVSPYAAPARASDLTNLPPAYVSVAEFDPLRDEGIDYARSLLAAGVPVELHLFPGTYHGSGAVREAAVSRRELSEEVTVLRKALERPATARDDEGNRAHV, encoded by the coding sequence TTGAGCCAGTACCGGATGGACGAGGAGCTGGGGCCGTCGATCGCCGCCCTGCCCCGGGTCGACCGCACCGACGTCGCGGGAGCCCGCCGGGCGGTGGCGAGCCGGTACGTCGGACAGGGTTCGGTCGAGGGCGTGGCCGTCGATGACTGCTCCTGCACCGGCGCGGACGGGCACGTCGTGGAACTCCGCGTGTACCGGCCTTGTCGCCGCACGAACAGCGGGGCGGTCTACCACGTGCACGGCGGTGGTTTCATCCTGGGCGATCTGGACATGAGCCACCACCGCAACGCCGAGATCGCGCGCGAAACCGGCGCCGTCGTCGTCGCCGTGAACTACCGGCTGGCTCCGGAGTGGCCCTTCCCCACGCCGCTCGAGGATGTCTACAGCGGACTGCTCTGGCTGCACGAACACGCCGGCGAGCTGGCGATCGACCCCTCCCTCGTCGTGCTGCACGGGGTGAGCGCCGGCGGTGCGCTCGCGGCCGCGACCGCCCTGCTGGCCCGCGACCGGAACGGGCCCCCGATCCACTTCCAGTTCCTCAAATCGCCGGCGCTGGACGACCGGCTCCGGACCGCGAGCAGCAGGCGGTTCACCGACACGCCGGCGCTGAACCGCCGGGACGCGGAGATCGGCTGGTCCGCCTACCTCTGCGGAGCCACCGGCACGGTGTCGCCCTACGCCGCACCCGCGCGCGCTTCGGACCTGACGAACCTCCCGCCGGCGTATGTCTCCGTCGCCGAGTTCGATCCGTTGCGCGACGAGGGCATCGACTATGCGCGGTCGCTGCTGGCGGCCGGCGTTCCCGTCGAACTGCACCTGTTCCCCGGTACCTACCACGGTTCCGGGGCGGTACGGGAAGCGGCGGTGAGCCGGCGGGAGCTGTCCGAGGAGGTGACGGTGCTGCGGAAGGCACTGGAGCGGCCGGCGACAGCACGAGACGACGAGGGGAACCGAGCACATGTCTGA
- a CDS encoding Crp/Fnr family transcriptional regulator, which translates to MNRDGTQITAAALQAWSKSFLSGQDPEIRDALLADSRVVTYSAGTVICRGDKDYRVTLVHKGRIRAKVTSWDGREVTTRYATTGHFTALPAMLTDGAPSSLEAVTVCEVSVLNPSTFRRLMRTRAELAYQVAVYLAESTYETVAYLEDNLFNSVQQRLSRHLLEMATPTVKGLLVQTDQTDLAHTIGSVREVVARALKKLDDIGAIRRYRRQIWIEDPALLRSFASTDLRGRRLPETRDR; encoded by the coding sequence ATGAACCGCGACGGCACACAGATCACAGCCGCCGCACTCCAGGCGTGGTCGAAGAGTTTCCTGTCGGGACAGGATCCGGAGATCCGCGACGCGCTCCTCGCGGACAGCCGCGTCGTGACGTACTCCGCCGGTACGGTGATCTGCCGGGGCGACAAGGACTACCGGGTCACGCTTGTCCACAAGGGACGGATTCGCGCGAAGGTGACGTCCTGGGACGGGCGGGAGGTCACGACGCGGTACGCGACCACCGGGCACTTCACCGCCCTGCCCGCGATGCTCACCGACGGCGCGCCCTCGTCGCTGGAAGCGGTGACCGTCTGCGAGGTGTCGGTGCTCAACCCCAGCACCTTCCGCCGTCTCATGCGCACCCGCGCGGAACTCGCCTACCAGGTCGCCGTGTACCTCGCGGAGTCCACCTACGAAACCGTGGCCTACCTCGAGGACAACCTGTTCAACTCCGTCCAGCAGAGGCTGAGCCGGCACCTGCTCGAGATGGCCACCCCCACGGTGAAGGGCCTGCTGGTGCAGACGGACCAAACCGATCTCGCGCACACCATCGGATCCGTCCGCGAGGTCGTCGCGCGTGCGCTCAAGAAGCTGGACGACATCGGGGCGATCCGCCGGTACCGGCGGCAGATCTGGATCGAGGATCCGGCGCTGCTGCGGTCGTTCGCGTCGACGGACCTGCGGGGCCGTCGCCTGCCGGAAACGAGGGACCGTTGA
- a CDS encoding alpha/beta fold hydrolase produces the protein MDATDFAGDAMSTGLFAETSDGVRLHVTDTGDGVPVLFLHEYAGDHRSWSRQVAGLQDDHRCITYAARGYPPSDVPTDPSAYSWHRAVDDALTVLDALEVETAHVVGLSMGGYTAVQLGLRHPGRVRSIMAVSVGSGSDPATRSAYLAETRIVADQLRTRGADFVGRKFAEGPSRVQLQYHNEPAWHEFIEQFAEHSTEGLALTILEVQGRRPSLHDLTDEFRTFPVPLLVVDGDEDEACLSTGLMLKRTAPACGLQVLPNSGHVPNLENPRQFNDIVRRFVRSVETGAWPERDPRSRFASQFGLDRPDSGELVVE, from the coding sequence GTGGATGCAACGGATTTCGCGGGTGACGCCATGAGCACGGGCCTGTTCGCCGAAACCAGTGACGGTGTCCGGCTGCACGTGACCGACACCGGAGACGGTGTCCCCGTGCTCTTCCTCCACGAGTACGCGGGCGACCACCGGAGCTGGTCGCGGCAGGTGGCCGGCCTCCAGGACGACCACCGGTGCATCACCTACGCGGCGCGCGGCTACCCGCCCTCCGATGTCCCGACGGACCCGTCGGCGTACTCGTGGCATCGCGCCGTCGACGACGCGCTCACCGTGCTCGACGCGCTGGAGGTGGAAACCGCGCACGTGGTCGGGCTCTCGATGGGCGGGTACACGGCCGTCCAACTGGGACTCCGCCACCCCGGCCGGGTGCGCTCGATCATGGCGGTCAGCGTCGGATCCGGATCCGACCCGGCCACCCGCTCCGCCTACCTGGCGGAGACCCGGATCGTGGCGGACCAGCTCCGCACGCGGGGAGCGGACTTCGTCGGCCGCAAGTTCGCCGAGGGCCCCAGCAGGGTGCAACTCCAGTACCACAACGAGCCGGCGTGGCACGAGTTCATCGAGCAGTTCGCCGAGCATTCCACGGAGGGGCTGGCGCTCACCATCCTGGAAGTCCAGGGGCGCAGGCCGTCCCTGCACGACCTGACCGACGAATTCCGGACGTTCCCGGTCCCCCTTCTCGTCGTCGACGGCGACGAGGACGAGGCCTGCCTGTCCACCGGGCTGATGCTGAAGCGGACCGCACCCGCCTGCGGCCTGCAGGTACTGCCCAACAGCGGGCACGTCCCGAACCTGGAAAACCCCCGGCAGTTCAACGACATCGTCCGGCGGTTCGTCCGGTCCGTCGAAACGGGCGCGTGGCCCGAACGGGACCCCCGGTCGCGGTTCGCTTCGCAGTTCGGCCTCGACCGGCCCGATTCCGGGGAGCTGGTGGTGGAATGA
- a CDS encoding flavin reductase family protein → MNTLVLHLLSADPAERERALRHAFARFPTGVTALCALGPEGPVGMAASSFTSVSLDPALVSVCIGRGSTTWPRLAAAGRVGISVLGGEHAELSAALAARGVDRFAGATWEASPSGAVFLAGAPLWLECRIDRTLPAGDHDIVLFEVLGARVDDRHDPLIFHLSQVRALETR, encoded by the coding sequence GTGAACACACTCGTCCTTCACCTGTTGTCCGCGGACCCGGCTGAGCGCGAACGCGCGCTACGCCACGCGTTCGCCCGATTCCCGACCGGCGTCACAGCCCTGTGCGCCCTCGGGCCCGAGGGCCCCGTGGGCATGGCCGCCAGCTCGTTCACCTCGGTGTCGCTGGACCCGGCACTGGTGTCGGTCTGCATCGGCCGCGGCTCCACCACGTGGCCCCGGCTCGCGGCCGCCGGGCGTGTCGGTATCAGCGTGCTCGGTGGCGAGCACGCCGAGCTCAGTGCCGCACTCGCGGCCCGCGGCGTCGACCGGTTCGCAGGCGCCACCTGGGAGGCGTCGCCCAGTGGAGCGGTGTTCTTGGCCGGGGCCCCGCTGTGGCTGGAGTGCCGGATCGACCGGACCCTGCCCGCCGGTGACCACGACATCGTCCTGTTCGAGGTGCTGGGCGCGCGCGTCGACGACCGGCACGATCCGCTGATCTTCCACCTGAGCCAGGTGCGCGCACTGGAGACCCGATGA
- a CDS encoding 3,4-dihydroxy-2-butanone-4-phosphate synthase, with amino-acid sequence MSPDLAATRALALGRPIVVVSTCGLRAELVLAAERATTHAVAFLVRHGTGFLRVALSDDDADRLDLPVMYPPGSRGAPERDCVAVDAAHGTTTGISAADRARTISLLAASTSTPRDFTRPGHVIPVRAAADTTSGGTLPTALALAGRAGLRPVVATCALVSSSVPALLAGPREAREFAARTDLALVHAGDPHTSRPLHRQAV; translated from the coding sequence ATGAGCCCCGACCTCGCTGCCACCCGCGCGCTGGCCCTCGGCCGCCCGATCGTCGTGGTGAGCACTTGTGGACTGCGGGCCGAGCTGGTGCTCGCCGCCGAGCGCGCCACCACCCACGCCGTGGCCTTCCTCGTTCGCCACGGCACCGGTTTTCTGCGCGTGGCGCTGAGCGACGACGACGCCGACCGGCTCGACCTGCCGGTGATGTACCCGCCGGGCAGCCGCGGCGCCCCGGAACGCGACTGCGTCGCCGTGGACGCCGCGCACGGGACGACGACCGGCATCTCCGCGGCCGACCGCGCCCGGACGATCAGCCTGCTCGCCGCGTCCACGAGCACGCCCCGGGACTTCACCCGCCCGGGGCACGTCATCCCCGTGCGGGCCGCCGCGGACACGACTTCCGGCGGCACGCTACCGACAGCCCTCGCACTCGCCGGGCGAGCCGGACTGCGCCCCGTCGTCGCGACCTGCGCGCTGGTCAGCTCAAGCGTCCCCGCCCTCCTCGCCGGTCCCCGGGAAGCCCGCGAATTCGCCGCCCGCACGGACCTGGCCCTCGTCCACGCCGGCGATCCGCACACCTCCCGACCCCTGCACCGCCAGGCGGTGTGA
- a CDS encoding AMP-binding protein, translated as MSRQPGRRHGPWILGTLLAGGRVVMLPSPEPVRAFATTGAEGVTHTAVVPAVAARWLEHAAEHGAGELASLRVLQVGGARLADNLARKVKPVLGATLQQVFGMAEGLLNVTRLDDEEEVICTTQGRPVSPADEVRLVDAFDIDVPPGEPGSLLTRGPYTPRGYYKAAEQNARAFTADGWYRSGDICRMTPEGNLIVEGRDKDMINRGGEKISAEEVENLVYQLPSVRQVAAVAMPDPVLGERVCLYVVPKPGATVTLEEIRGSMERFGVARFKLPEHLVLVDELKSTKVGKIDKKALRADIAERLAPGVTA; from the coding sequence GTGTCGCGCCAGCCGGGAAGGCGACACGGACCGTGGATCCTCGGCACGCTGCTCGCGGGCGGCCGGGTCGTCATGCTGCCCTCGCCCGAACCGGTGCGCGCCTTCGCCACGACCGGGGCCGAGGGCGTCACCCACACCGCGGTCGTCCCGGCGGTCGCCGCGCGCTGGCTCGAACACGCCGCCGAGCACGGCGCCGGCGAGCTCGCGAGCCTGCGGGTCCTGCAAGTCGGCGGGGCGCGGCTGGCCGACAACCTCGCCCGCAAGGTCAAGCCGGTGCTCGGCGCGACGCTGCAGCAGGTGTTCGGCATGGCCGAGGGACTGCTGAACGTCACCCGCCTCGACGACGAGGAGGAGGTCATCTGCACCACGCAGGGCCGCCCGGTCTCGCCCGCCGATGAGGTGCGCCTGGTCGACGCGTTCGACATCGACGTCCCGCCCGGCGAGCCGGGTTCGCTGCTCACCCGCGGCCCCTACACCCCGCGCGGCTACTACAAAGCCGCCGAACAGAACGCGCGCGCCTTCACCGCCGACGGCTGGTACCGCTCGGGCGACATCTGCCGGATGACACCCGAGGGCAACCTGATCGTCGAGGGCCGGGACAAGGACATGATCAACCGCGGCGGGGAGAAGATCTCCGCCGAGGAGGTGGAAAACCTCGTCTACCAGCTCCCGTCGGTGCGCCAGGTCGCCGCCGTCGCGATGCCGGACCCGGTACTCGGCGAGCGGGTCTGCCTCTACGTCGTGCCCAAGCCCGGCGCCACCGTCACCCTGGAGGAGATCCGCGGGTCCATGGAGCGCTTCGGGGTGGCCAGGTTCAAACTGCCCGAGCACCTGGTGCTCGTCGACGAGCTCAAATCCACGAAGGTCGGCAAGATCGACAAGAAGGCGCTGCGCGCCGATATCGCCGAGCGGCTCGCCCCAGGCGTGACGGCATGA
- a CDS encoding MFS transporter, whose product MRTESRHWWALGFIALAQFMVIMDTSIIGVALPKMQSDLGFSPDGLSWVFNAYVVAFGGLLLLGGRLSDLFGARRMFAAGWVVTLGGSVVAALAGTAGVELTGRVLQGAGAALIAPSALTLLMVLFGGRPKELTKALALYGAAAPAGGTAGVFLGGAITEWLSWPWIFWLYVPISLIAIVATPALMPVTPARRGAVDVAGAVAVTAGLALTVFAIVRAPEQGWGSAATLGALAGGIVLLVIFLAIQRSRRVPLVRLGIFRTPNLGAANLAQLLLGAAWIPMWYFLNLYLQQVLGYGAFASGAALLPMTLLIVILMVGVAPRLIARFGSKSLIVAGLWALAAGLVWLSFARPTGSFVVDVLPASLVAALGQALAFIPSLGTAISSAKPEEGGLASGIVNTSYQIGSALGLAAMTAVGLSFGAGELGNVVALTDGFSAAFLGAAALAVLGGFLALATIRATRADTAPKQEVTSL is encoded by the coding sequence ATGAGAACCGAATCCCGCCACTGGTGGGCACTGGGGTTCATCGCACTCGCCCAGTTCATGGTCATCATGGACACGTCGATCATCGGGGTCGCGCTGCCGAAGATGCAGTCCGACCTCGGCTTCTCCCCCGACGGCCTGTCGTGGGTGTTCAACGCCTACGTGGTCGCCTTCGGCGGGCTGCTGCTGCTCGGCGGACGCCTGTCCGACCTGTTCGGCGCGCGGCGGATGTTCGCCGCCGGCTGGGTCGTCACCCTCGGCGGCTCGGTGGTGGCCGCGCTCGCCGGCACCGCCGGTGTCGAGCTGACCGGCCGCGTGCTGCAGGGCGCCGGTGCGGCGTTGATCGCGCCGTCGGCCCTGACCCTGTTGATGGTGCTGTTCGGCGGGCGCCCGAAGGAACTGACCAAGGCACTGGCCCTCTACGGGGCGGCCGCACCGGCCGGGGGCACCGCGGGCGTCTTCCTCGGCGGCGCGATCACCGAATGGCTGTCCTGGCCGTGGATCTTCTGGCTCTACGTCCCGATCTCGCTGATCGCGATCGTGGCCACGCCCGCCCTCATGCCCGTCACGCCCGCCCGGCGCGGGGCGGTGGACGTCGCGGGCGCCGTGGCCGTCACCGCCGGTCTCGCGCTCACCGTCTTCGCCATCGTGCGCGCTCCCGAACAGGGCTGGGGGTCCGCGGCCACACTCGGCGCGCTGGCCGGCGGGATCGTGCTGCTGGTGATCTTCCTGGCCATCCAGCGCTCGCGCCGGGTGCCGCTGGTGCGGCTGGGCATCTTCCGCACCCCCAACCTCGGCGCGGCGAACCTCGCACAGCTGCTCCTGGGCGCCGCGTGGATCCCGATGTGGTACTTCCTCAACCTGTACCTGCAGCAGGTCCTGGGCTACGGCGCCTTCGCCAGCGGCGCGGCGCTGCTGCCGATGACCCTGCTGATCGTGATCCTGATGGTCGGCGTCGCGCCGCGCCTGATCGCCCGGTTCGGGTCGAAGAGCCTGATCGTGGCCGGGCTGTGGGCACTGGCCGCGGGCCTGGTGTGGTTGTCGTTCGCCCGGCCCACCGGGTCGTTCGTGGTCGACGTCCTGCCCGCGTCGCTGGTGGCCGCCCTCGGCCAGGCGCTGGCGTTCATCCCGTCGCTGGGCACGGCGATCTCCAGCGCGAAGCCGGAGGAAGGCGGGCTCGCCTCCGGCATCGTCAACACCTCCTACCAGATCGGCTCCGCCCTCGGCCTGGCCGCGATGACCGCGGTCGGCCTCTCGTTCGGGGCCGGCGAACTCGGCAACGTCGTCGCCCTCACCGACGGCTTCTCCGCCGCCTTCCTCGGCGCCGCCGCCCTCGCCGTCCTCGGCGGTTTCCTCGCACTGGCCACGATCCGCGCCACCCGCGCGGACACCGCCCCGAAGCAGGAGGTGACGAGCCTCTGA
- a CDS encoding AMP-binding protein produces MDGQLLTAEGLRFVHGLRSRGERTAVVGPDGSRLSYRDLAARVAATAARLGTVRRLVLVAASSDLDTLVTYLAGLHGGHAVLLADGENQHHLGTLIDRYDPDVVAAPGPQGWSVRERRAGSAHVLHPDLALLLSTSGSTGSPKLVRLSTANLQSNADAIATYLDIHDTDRAVLSLPMHYCYGLSVVNSNLARGAAILLNPHSVAEPEFWTFFRQHEGTSLHGVPYTFDLLDRVGFDRMTLPSLRYVTQAGGKLAPERVRAYAELGERRGWRFFVMYGQTEATARMAYLPPELATSHPAAIGIPVPGGSFDLAPSDRPDEGELIYHGPNVMLGYAEDPADLARGRTTTALSTGDLARRTPDGLYEVIGRRSRIVKLYGHRVDLDRTEDLLRERGYQAACGGTDETLIVAVLAGQDTTAIRDLVADHLRLPVHSLQVREFDEIPRLGNGKVDYPQLVETLHADQADSRERTPRSVRAVFTAAFPGTRITDDDTFVGLGGDSLSYIPTALALERVLGDLPPGWPTTSVGTLSARQPRRRRLTPIDTEILLRAASITLVVGTHIGAFHLRGGAHLLLAVAGWTFARFLLSGQPTSGARIARSAARIAAPAVLWLLWRTQASDDVRLSNVLLINNYVRGGATGYWFIEVLVQTLLLLAVLFTIPAVRRFEQRHRFGAAAAILGVTLLARLFTDDAHGFPESAFTTHGAAWFFALGWLAQRASTSGRKLTVLAVMTLLVPGYFPEPGRNLIVFGGLALLIFLPSIRLPRLAARATSLLAASSLYIYLTHYAVFPALLPHFALPVVLAACLGSGIVAWILVQRMGGACARILAWRAAPTRLSDVRVDL; encoded by the coding sequence ATGGACGGTCAGCTCCTCACCGCCGAGGGCTTGCGATTCGTGCACGGCCTTCGATCCCGGGGCGAGAGGACCGCCGTCGTCGGCCCGGACGGCTCCCGGCTCAGCTACCGGGACCTGGCCGCGCGGGTTGCCGCGACCGCCGCCCGGCTGGGTACCGTTCGCCGCCTCGTCCTCGTCGCCGCCTCCAGCGACCTCGACACCCTCGTCACCTACCTCGCTGGTCTGCACGGGGGCCACGCGGTCCTGCTCGCCGACGGCGAGAACCAGCACCACCTCGGCACCCTGATCGATCGCTACGACCCGGACGTCGTCGCTGCCCCGGGCCCTCAGGGGTGGAGCGTGCGGGAACGGCGGGCCGGTTCGGCGCACGTGCTCCACCCGGATCTCGCGCTCTTGCTGTCCACTTCGGGCTCCACCGGTTCCCCCAAGCTGGTCCGGCTCTCGACGGCCAACCTGCAGTCCAATGCCGACGCCATCGCCACCTATCTCGACATCCACGACACCGACCGCGCCGTCCTGTCCCTGCCGATGCACTACTGCTACGGCCTCTCCGTCGTCAACAGCAACCTCGCGCGGGGCGCGGCGATCCTGCTCAACCCGCATTCGGTGGCGGAGCCCGAGTTCTGGACGTTCTTCCGGCAGCACGAGGGCACGAGTCTGCACGGTGTGCCGTACACGTTCGACTTGCTCGACCGGGTCGGGTTCGACCGGATGACGCTGCCGAGTCTGCGCTACGTCACCCAGGCCGGCGGGAAGCTGGCACCCGAGCGGGTTCGGGCCTACGCCGAACTGGGCGAACGTCGCGGCTGGCGGTTCTTCGTCATGTACGGCCAGACCGAGGCGACCGCCCGGATGGCCTACCTGCCACCCGAACTCGCCACGTCCCACCCCGCGGCGATCGGAATTCCGGTCCCCGGCGGCTCGTTCGACCTCGCACCGTCCGATCGTCCCGACGAGGGCGAGCTGATCTACCACGGCCCCAACGTGATGCTGGGATACGCCGAGGATCCGGCCGACCTCGCGCGGGGTCGCACGACCACCGCCCTGTCCACTGGCGACCTCGCCCGGCGGACACCGGACGGGCTGTACGAAGTCATCGGCCGCCGCAGCAGGATCGTCAAGCTGTACGGGCATCGCGTCGACCTCGACCGCACCGAGGATCTGCTGCGCGAACGGGGTTACCAGGCGGCGTGCGGCGGAACCGACGAGACGCTGATCGTCGCGGTCCTCGCCGGCCAGGACACCACTGCGATCCGGGACCTGGTGGCGGATCATCTCCGGCTTCCCGTCCACAGCCTGCAGGTGCGCGAGTTCGACGAGATTCCCCGGCTCGGCAACGGCAAAGTCGACTACCCACAGCTGGTGGAAACGCTTCACGCGGACCAGGCAGACTCGCGGGAGCGCACGCCCCGGTCCGTGCGCGCGGTCTTCACCGCGGCGTTCCCCGGCACGCGGATCACCGACGACGACACCTTCGTCGGCCTGGGCGGCGACTCCCTGTCCTACATCCCGACCGCCCTCGCGCTCGAACGCGTACTCGGCGACCTCCCGCCGGGCTGGCCCACCACCTCCGTCGGCACCCTCTCGGCCCGGCAGCCCCGGCGACGCCGCCTCACTCCGATCGACACGGAGATCCTGCTGCGCGCGGCCTCGATCACCCTGGTCGTCGGAACCCACATCGGAGCCTTCCACCTCCGCGGCGGCGCCCACCTCCTGCTGGCGGTCGCCGGGTGGACGTTCGCCCGGTTCCTCCTGTCAGGACAGCCCACCAGCGGGGCACGAATCGCGCGGAGCGCGGCCAGGATCGCCGCCCCTGCGGTGTTGTGGCTGCTGTGGCGCACCCAGGCCAGCGACGACGTCCGGCTCTCGAACGTGTTGTTGATCAACAACTACGTGCGCGGCGGCGCCACCGGGTACTGGTTCATCGAAGTCCTCGTCCAGACCCTGCTCCTGCTCGCGGTCCTGTTCACCATCCCGGCAGTCCGGCGGTTCGAGCAACGGCACCGATTCGGCGCGGCAGCGGCGATACTGGGTGTCACCTTGCTGGCACGCCTGTTCACCGACGACGCTCACGGTTTCCCGGAGAGCGCCTTCACCACGCACGGTGCGGCGTGGTTCTTCGCTCTCGGCTGGCTCGCGCAACGCGCGAGCACCTCGGGCCGGAAACTCACCGTCCTCGCGGTGATGACCTTGCTCGTCCCCGGCTACTTCCCCGAACCGGGGCGCAACCTCATCGTGTTCGGCGGGCTCGCCCTGCTGATCTTCCTGCCCAGCATCCGCCTACCCCGCCTGGCCGCGCGCGCCACGAGCCTGCTCGCCGCGTCGTCCCTCTACATCTACCTCACCCACTACGCTGTCTTCCCAGCCCTCCTGCCACACTTCGCTCTCCCCGTCGTACTCGCGGCGTGCCTCGGCTCAGGAATCGTCGCCTGGATCCTCGTGCAGCGGATGGGAGGCGCTTGCGCCCGGATCCTCGCCTGGCGAGCTGCCCCCACCAGGCTGTCAGACGTGCGCGTTGACCTGTGA